In Candidatus Promineifilum breve, one genomic interval encodes:
- the tkt gene encoding transketolase, whose product MNETQELQDLAINTIRFLSADGVQQANSGHPGLPMGTAAMAYTLWTRHLRHNPANPQWPNRDRFILSGGHGSMLVYSLLHLTGYDLPLTELQTFRQWGSITPGHPEYGVTPGVETTTGPLGQGFANGVGMAMAEAHLAAVFNRPDHPIIDHYTYAIVTDGDLMEGVAAEAASLAGHLRLGKLIYFYDDNRISIEGSTEIAFTEDRACRFEAYGWHVLHVADGQDVAAIDRAIAAAQADPRPSLIIVRTTIGYGLPTRAGTEKAHGEPPGDAELDGAKKALGWPVAPRFHLPDEAVQYFRQALADGAAREAEWDERFAAYRAAYPDLAAELARRLKGELPAGWDEGLPQFPADEKGQATRIASGKVLNALAQRLPELMGGSADLAPSTKTWLDGIPSFDDDPAGRNIHFGVREHGMGSIVNGLAYHGGIIPYGATFLVFVDYMRPPLRLAALSHLGTITVFTHDSIGVGEDGPTHQPIEHMATLRAVPNLLTLRPADANETREAWRAAILNRGRPSILALTRQNVPTLDRAVYAPAEMLHRGAYVLADLGGRRPEIILMASGSEVGLIVEAGRRLAEAGHAVRLVSFPSWELFAEQDDAYRAEVLPADVPLRLAVEAGVSQGWHQWVGDKGRILALDRYGASAPAKVAYANLGLSADHAVELALALLND is encoded by the coding sequence ATGAACGAGACACAAGAACTGCAAGACCTGGCAATCAACACCATTCGTTTCCTGTCGGCCGACGGCGTCCAACAGGCCAACTCCGGCCATCCCGGCTTGCCCATGGGCACGGCGGCCATGGCCTATACCCTCTGGACGCGCCACCTGCGCCACAACCCGGCCAACCCGCAATGGCCCAACCGCGACCGCTTCATCCTGTCCGGCGGCCACGGCTCCATGCTCGTCTATAGCCTGCTGCATCTGACCGGCTATGACCTGCCCCTGACCGAGTTACAGACCTTCCGCCAGTGGGGCAGCATCACCCCCGGCCACCCCGAATATGGCGTGACGCCCGGCGTGGAGACGACCACCGGCCCGCTGGGGCAGGGCTTCGCCAACGGCGTGGGCATGGCGATGGCCGAGGCCCATCTGGCGGCCGTCTTCAACCGCCCCGACCATCCTATCATCGACCATTACACCTATGCCATCGTCACCGACGGCGACCTGATGGAAGGCGTGGCCGCCGAGGCGGCGTCGCTGGCCGGGCATCTGCGCCTGGGCAAGCTCATCTACTTCTACGACGACAATCGCATCTCCATCGAGGGTTCCACCGAAATAGCCTTCACCGAAGATCGCGCCTGTCGCTTCGAGGCTTACGGTTGGCACGTCCTGCACGTGGCCGATGGGCAGGACGTGGCGGCCATCGACCGGGCCATCGCGGCGGCCCAGGCCGACCCGCGGCCGTCGCTCATCATCGTGCGCACGACCATCGGCTACGGCCTGCCGACCCGCGCCGGCACCGAGAAAGCCCACGGCGAGCCGCCGGGCGACGCCGAACTGGACGGGGCCAAGAAGGCCCTCGGTTGGCCGGTCGCGCCGCGCTTCCACCTGCCCGACGAGGCGGTGCAATACTTCCGCCAGGCGCTGGCCGACGGCGCGGCGCGTGAGGCCGAATGGGATGAGCGCTTCGCCGCCTATCGCGCCGCCTATCCCGACCTGGCCGCCGAACTGGCGCGGCGGCTGAAAGGGGAATTGCCCGCCGGCTGGGACGAGGGTCTGCCCCAGTTCCCGGCCGACGAGAAGGGCCAGGCCACCCGTATCGCCTCGGGCAAGGTGCTCAACGCGCTGGCCCAACGGCTGCCGGAACTGATGGGCGGCTCGGCCGACCTGGCCCCCTCGACCAAGACGTGGCTCGACGGCATCCCGTCATTTGACGACGACCCGGCCGGGCGCAACATCCATTTCGGCGTGCGCGAGCACGGTATGGGATCAATCGTCAACGGGCTGGCCTACCACGGCGGCATCATCCCCTACGGCGCGACCTTCCTGGTCTTCGTCGATTACATGCGACCGCCGCTGCGGCTGGCGGCACTGTCCCATCTGGGCACGATCACCGTCTTCACCCACGACAGCATCGGCGTGGGCGAGGATGGCCCCACCCACCAGCCGATTGAGCACATGGCGACGCTGCGCGCCGTGCCCAACTTGCTGACGCTGCGCCCGGCCGACGCCAACGAGACGCGCGAGGCGTGGCGGGCGGCCATTCTCAACCGGGGGCGGCCGTCGATCCTGGCCCTGACGCGCCAGAACGTGCCCACGCTGGACCGCGCCGTCTATGCCCCGGCCGAGATGTTACACCGCGGGGCCTACGTCCTGGCCGATCTGGGCGGGCGGCGGCCGGAGATTATCCTGATGGCCAGCGGTTCCGAGGTGGGCCTCATCGTCGAGGCCGGGCGGCGGCTGGCCGAGGCCGGTCACGCCGTGCGGCTGGTGTCGTTCCCCAGTTGGGAGCTATTCGCCGAGCAGGACGACGCCTATCGGGCCGAGGTGCTGCCGGCGGACGTGCCGCTGCGGCTGGCGGTCGAGGCCGGCGTGTCGCAGGGCTGGCACCAATGGGTGGGCGACAAGGGGCGTATCCTGGCCCTTGACCGTTACGGCGCGTCGGCCCCGGCCAAGGTAGCCTACGCCAACCTGGGGCTGTCGGCCGACCACGCCGTGGAACTGGCGCTGGCGTTATTGAACGACTAG
- the tal gene encoding transaldolase produces MNTVQQLAGLGQSIWYDNIERGLLDNGAMAGMIARGEIRGVTSNPSIFLNAITKTGDYDAGLLPLIAAGHDAPAIFWELAIEDIRAATDLFRPLYDETNGGDGYVSLEVNPDLAHDTAATLAETKTLWRRVDRPNLMIKIPATEAGIPAIRAAIAAGINVNVTLIFARERYRAVMDAYLSGLEDRVAAGQPIDGIASVASFFVSRVDSNVDKKLQGIIKEGGARAAAAEALLGRAAIANARLAYADFRQVFGDERFARLRAAGGRVQRPLWASTGTKNPAYSDVVYVDELVGPDTVNTVPPQTLAALLDHGVARPTLEQHIAEARRVEAELEGLGISLAEVTADLEREGVQSFKDAFATLLAAVEERRRSAVAAD; encoded by the coding sequence ATGAATACCGTACAACAACTGGCGGGGCTGGGGCAGTCGATCTGGTACGATAATATCGAGCGCGGGCTGTTGGACAACGGCGCGATGGCCGGCATGATCGCCCGCGGCGAGATTCGCGGCGTCACGTCGAACCCGTCCATCTTCCTCAACGCCATCACCAAGACAGGCGATTACGACGCCGGGTTGTTGCCGCTCATCGCCGCCGGCCACGACGCCCCGGCCATCTTCTGGGAACTGGCGATCGAGGACATCCGCGCCGCGACCGATCTGTTCCGCCCGCTCTACGACGAGACGAACGGCGGCGACGGCTACGTCAGCCTGGAGGTCAACCCCGACCTGGCCCACGACACGGCGGCGACGCTGGCCGAGACCAAGACGTTGTGGCGGCGGGTCGATCGGCCCAACCTGATGATCAAGATTCCGGCGACCGAGGCCGGTATCCCCGCTATCCGCGCCGCCATCGCCGCCGGGATCAACGTCAACGTCACCCTCATCTTCGCCCGCGAGCGCTACCGGGCGGTGATGGACGCCTATCTGAGCGGCCTGGAAGATCGCGTTGCCGCCGGGCAGCCGATAGATGGCATCGCCTCGGTGGCCTCGTTTTTCGTCTCGCGGGTCGATAGCAACGTGGACAAGAAGCTACAAGGCATCATCAAGGAAGGCGGCGCGCGGGCGGCGGCGGCCGAGGCGCTGCTGGGCCGGGCGGCCATCGCCAACGCCCGGCTGGCCTATGCCGATTTCCGGCAAGTCTTCGGCGACGAGCGTTTCGCCCGGCTGCGGGCCGCGGGCGGGCGCGTCCAGCGGCCATTGTGGGCGTCCACCGGCACCAAGAACCCGGCCTATAGCGACGTGGTCTACGTGGACGAACTGGTTGGACCGGACACGGTCAACACCGTGCCGCCGCAAACGCTGGCCGCGCTGCTGGATCATGGCGTGGCCCGGCCGACCCTGGAGCAACACATCGCCGAGGCGCGGCGCGTCGAGGCCGAACTGGAAGGGCTGGGCATCTCGCTGGCCGAGGTGACGGCCGACCTGGAGCGCGAGGGGGTGCAGTCGTTCAAGGACGCCTTCGCGACGCTGTTGGCCGCCGTGGAAGAGCGGCGGCGTTCGGCCGTGGCCGCCGACTAG
- a CDS encoding class I SAM-dependent methyltransferase produces MKPEEVVRLGYERAAEAYLADRRQEAPDVAALEHLISRLPAGALVLDAGCGAGMPIAHRLSQSYRVVGVDFSERQLGLATQHVPKAAFACQELTRLGLAGGTFDAVCSYYAIIHIPRAKHAGILADFYRLLRPGGLAFLCLGAMDLDDDYDDGYFGVRMYWSHFDAPTNLALLSDAGFDVLWWQIISDSLGGEAATGSHLFVLAQKPAAGNRSN; encoded by the coding sequence ATGAAACCTGAAGAAGTGGTTCGATTGGGTTATGAACGCGCGGCCGAGGCTTATCTCGCTGATCGGCGGCAAGAGGCGCCCGATGTCGCTGCGCTGGAACATCTGATTAGCCGTCTGCCCGCCGGCGCGCTGGTGCTCGATGCTGGTTGCGGCGCGGGCATGCCCATAGCCCACAGGCTCAGCCAATCCTATCGCGTCGTCGGCGTTGATTTTTCCGAACGCCAATTGGGCCTGGCTACCCAGCACGTTCCCAAAGCGGCCTTCGCCTGCCAGGAGCTAACCCGACTGGGTCTGGCCGGCGGCACGTTCGATGCCGTCTGCTCCTACTACGCCATCATCCACATCCCCCGCGCCAAACACGCCGGCATCCTGGCCGACTTCTACCGTCTGCTGCGACCGGGTGGGCTGGCGTTCCTCTGCCTGGGGGCGATGGATCTGGACGACGACTATGATGATGGGTACTTCGGCGTGCGCATGTATTGGAGCCACTTCGACGCGCCGACCAATCTGGCGCTGCTGAGCGACGCCGGCTTCGACGTGCTTTGGTGGCAGATCATCAGCGATTCCCTGGGCGGCGAGGCGGCCACGGGCAGCCACCTCTTCGTGCTGGCCCAAAAGCCCGCCGCAGGGAATCGCTCTAACTAG
- a CDS encoding endonuclease III domain-containing protein gives MSIAPPKQPLDIDQTLALIRAAVAPYPKAAMFELAELGYATPFEQLIACIISIRTRDEDSLPISRRLLDRARTPAEIAGLSPDEIDQLITPSTFHERKAVQIQAIARQVAEAYGGELPCDEAVLLSFSGVGVKCAHLALGIACDQPWISVDIHVHRVTNRWGYVAAPTPERTMLQLEEKLPREHWVEINRLLVPFGKHICTGQMPRCSTCPVLNMCQQVGVTQHR, from the coding sequence ATGAGCATTGCGCCGCCTAAACAACCGTTGGATATCGATCAAACCCTGGCGCTGATCCGCGCCGCCGTGGCCCCCTATCCCAAGGCGGCCATGTTCGAGCTGGCCGAGTTGGGCTACGCCACCCCGTTTGAGCAACTGATCGCCTGTATCATCTCCATCCGCACCCGCGACGAGGATTCGCTGCCCATCTCGCGCCGCCTGCTGGATCGGGCGCGCACCCCGGCCGAGATTGCCGGCCTGTCGCCGGACGAGATCGACCAGCTCATCACGCCCAGCACCTTCCACGAGCGCAAGGCCGTCCAGATTCAGGCCATCGCCCGACAGGTGGCCGAGGCGTATGGCGGCGAACTGCCCTGCGACGAGGCGGTGCTGCTGTCCTTCTCCGGCGTGGGCGTCAAATGCGCCCATCTGGCGCTGGGCATCGCCTGTGATCAGCCGTGGATCAGCGTGGATATCCACGTCCACCGCGTCACCAATCGCTGGGGCTACGTGGCCGCGCCGACGCCGGAGCGAACCATGCTGCAACTGGAAGAGAAACTGCCGCGCGAGCACTGGGTCGAGATCAACCGGCTGTTGGTGCCCTTCGGCAAGCACATCTGCACCGGCCAAATGCCGCGCTGTTCCACCTGCCCGGTGCTTAACATGTGCCAGCAGGTCGGCGTCACCCAGCATCGTTAG
- a CDS encoding beta-ketoacyl-ACP reductase, translating to MRLKDKICIITGGAAGIGQATAQRFADEGATVVICDLNEEQGHNTVAAIGSQASFERVNVADRAAVGAFVDGVVERFGRVDVLVNNAGVLRDGTLVKVKDGVLVKQMSEADFDLVIAVNLKGVFNCTQAVVPHMIRQRSGVILNATSIVGLDGNFGQTNYVATKAGVIGMTKVWARELGRSGIRVNAVAPGFTATEMVAAMPENILDGMRGRTPLGRLGEPRDIANAYLFLASDEAGFITGEVLRVDGGIVVGT from the coding sequence ATGCGGTTAAAAGATAAAATCTGCATCATCACCGGCGGCGCGGCGGGCATCGGCCAGGCCACCGCCCAGCGCTTTGCCGACGAAGGCGCGACGGTCGTCATCTGCGACCTGAACGAGGAGCAGGGGCACAACACCGTCGCCGCCATCGGCTCCCAGGCCAGCTTCGAGCGGGTCAACGTGGCCGACCGGGCGGCCGTGGGCGCGTTTGTCGATGGCGTGGTCGAGCGCTTCGGCCGCGTCGATGTGCTGGTCAACAATGCCGGCGTCCTGCGCGACGGCACGCTGGTCAAGGTCAAGGACGGCGTACTGGTGAAACAGATGTCGGAGGCCGATTTCGATCTGGTCATCGCCGTCAATCTGAAGGGCGTGTTCAATTGCACCCAGGCCGTCGTGCCGCACATGATCCGCCAACGGAGCGGCGTCATCCTCAACGCCACATCCATCGTCGGGCTGGACGGCAACTTCGGCCAGACGAATTACGTCGCCACCAAGGCCGGCGTCATCGGCATGACCAAGGTCTGGGCGCGCGAACTGGGCCGGTCGGGCATCCGCGTCAATGCCGTGGCCCCCGGCTTCACGGCCACCGAAATGGTGGCGGCCATGCCCGAGAATATCCTCGATGGGATGCGCGGCCGCACGCCGCTGGGCCGGCTGGGCGAGCCGCGCGACATCGCCAACGCCTACCTGTTCCTGGCGTCGGATGAGGCCGGCTTCATCACCGGCGAAGTCCTGCGCGTGGATGGCGGCATCGTGGTCGGGACGTGA
- the paaD gene encoding 1,2-phenylacetyl-CoA epoxidase subunit PaaD, with translation MTITTDDVWRALQEVMDPEIPVVSVVEMGIIRAVEVTPAGVIVTMTPTFSGCPALDVMRRDVAAAARALGVAEVTVETVLHPPWSTEWISAAGREKLRRFGLAPPPHHAGDPAAVAFFDLAECPRCGSNHTSLRNAFGPTLCRMIWYCHDCRDAFEQFKPL, from the coding sequence ATGACGATCACGACCGACGACGTGTGGCGGGCGCTGCAAGAGGTCATGGACCCGGAGATTCCCGTCGTCTCGGTGGTCGAGATGGGCATCATTCGCGCCGTCGAGGTGACGCCGGCCGGGGTCATCGTCACGATGACCCCCACGTTCTCCGGCTGCCCGGCGCTGGACGTGATGCGCCGCGACGTGGCCGCCGCCGCCCGCGCTCTGGGCGTGGCCGAGGTCACGGTTGAGACGGTACTTCATCCACCGTGGAGCACGGAGTGGATCAGCGCGGCCGGGCGGGAGAAGTTGCGCCGCTTCGGGCTGGCCCCGCCGCCGCACCACGCCGGCGACCCGGCGGCCGTGGCCTTTTTCGACCTGGCCGAGTGCCCGCGCTGCGGCTCCAACCACACCAGCCTGCGCAACGCCTTCGGCCCCACGCTGTGCCGCATGATCTGGTATTGCCACGACTGCCGGGACGCGTTCGAGCAGTTCAAGCCGCTCTAA
- the paaC gene encoding 1,2-phenylacetyl-CoA epoxidase subunit PaaC, whose protein sequence is MDDATRAALAQRLLALADDELILAHRNSEWAGHGPILEEDIAFANIALDELGHAAIWYGLLGELTGDDPDRLAFFRGPGDYRNAQLVELPRGDWAFSMARQYLFDAAEQVTLRQLAHSAYRPLAEAAAKIATEEVYHLRHTSLWLRRLGLGTAESHARAQAALDALWPYARQLFAPLPGDEVLIAAAIVPPPALLQEEWEALTRPFLAACDLRLPDEALPRRMIPRTEHTEHLMALLAEMQSVARLDPAAEW, encoded by the coding sequence ATGGACGACGCCACCCGCGCCGCCCTGGCCCAGCGCCTGCTGGCGCTGGCCGACGATGAGCTTATCCTGGCCCACCGCAATTCGGAGTGGGCCGGTCACGGGCCGATCCTGGAGGAGGACATCGCCTTCGCCAACATCGCCCTGGATGAATTGGGCCATGCCGCCATCTGGTACGGGCTGCTCGGCGAACTGACCGGCGACGACCCCGACCGGCTGGCCTTCTTTCGCGGCCCCGGCGACTATCGCAACGCGCAACTGGTCGAACTGCCGCGCGGCGATTGGGCTTTCTCGATGGCCCGGCAATACCTGTTCGATGCCGCCGAGCAGGTGACGCTGCGCCAATTGGCCCACAGCGCCTACCGGCCGTTGGCTGAGGCCGCGGCCAAGATCGCCACCGAGGAAGTCTATCACCTGCGCCACACCAGTTTGTGGCTGCGGCGGCTGGGGTTGGGAACCGCGGAGAGCCATGCCCGCGCCCAGGCCGCGCTCGACGCCCTTTGGCCCTATGCGCGACAGCTTTTCGCGCCGCTGCCGGGCGATGAGGTACTGATTGCCGCGGCTATCGTTCCGCCACCGGCGCTACTACAAGAGGAATGGGAAGCATTGACCCGCCCGTTCCTGGCCGCGTGCGATCTGCGCCTCCCCGACGAAGCTCTGCCCCGGCGCATGATTCCTCGCACGGAACACACCGAACACCTGATGGCCCTGCTGGCCGAGATGCAGTCCGTGGCCCGGCTGGACCCGGCGGCCGAGTGGTGA
- a CDS encoding phenylacetic acid degradation protein, which produces MTDQWLPYQVFKQEREGAPFRNVGSVHAADAEMALLAARDVFARRPACNSLWVVPAAVILARTAEELVGERGRKGAGEQGGGGAGEQEDSVQYAVFSKQSDRQAMTYVEYVGEIAAGSPEEALRRAVEAAGAPALVWWVCPAAAIARSGEDDIPGLAAATSKLFRLPNQYHTVVTMRQLRRGEEGNE; this is translated from the coding sequence ATGACCGACCAGTGGCTGCCGTATCAAGTATTCAAGCAGGAGCGCGAGGGCGCGCCGTTCCGCAATGTCGGCTCGGTTCATGCGGCCGACGCCGAGATGGCCCTCCTGGCCGCGCGCGACGTGTTCGCCCGACGGCCGGCCTGCAACAGCCTGTGGGTCGTGCCGGCGGCCGTCATATTGGCGCGGACGGCCGAGGAATTGGTAGGGGAGCGGGGGAGAAAGGGAGCAGGGGAGCAGGGGGGCGGGGGAGCAGGGGAGCAAGAGGACAGTGTTCAGTATGCAGTGTTCAGTAAGCAGTCGGACAGGCAGGCTATGACTTACGTTGAGTACGTGGGTGAGATAGCAGCCGGATCGCCGGAGGAGGCGTTGCGCCGGGCGGTCGAGGCCGCCGGCGCGCCGGCTCTCGTCTGGTGGGTTTGCCCGGCGGCGGCCATTGCCCGGAGCGGTGAGGACGATATACCCGGCTTGGCCGCGGCCACGAGCAAACTATTTCGGCTGCCCAACCAGTACCACACCGTTGTCACCATGCGCCAATTGCGACGCGGCGAGGAGGGGAACGAGTGA
- the paaA gene encoding 1,2-phenylacetyl-CoA epoxidase subunit PaaA, with protein sequence MDEQSIAAKQAAFEARIARGEKIEPGDWMPDAYRKQLIRMISQHAHSEIVGMLPEGAWITRAPNLRRKMVLLAKVQDEAGHGQYLYHAAETLGVSRDEMIEALLDGRAKYASVFNYPTLGWADVGAIGWLVDGAAIMNQTMLAHGSYGPYSRAMVRICAEEGFHKKQGQEMIIRYAQGTPAQRRMAQEAIDRWWWPALMMFGPHDSESSNTPQLVRWGIKTKSNDQLRQEFIDEMVPALHALGLSVPDPAMVYDAATGHWTGREIDWDEFWRVIKGDGPMNADRLAARRQAHEDGRWVREAAAAYAERRMTNDE encoded by the coding sequence ATGGACGAACAATCAATCGCAGCGAAACAGGCCGCCTTCGAAGCCCGCATTGCCCGCGGCGAAAAGATCGAGCCGGGCGACTGGATGCCCGACGCCTACCGCAAGCAACTCATCCGCATGATCTCCCAGCACGCCCACAGCGAGATCGTCGGCATGTTGCCCGAAGGGGCCTGGATCACCCGCGCGCCCAATCTGCGGCGCAAGATGGTGCTGCTGGCTAAGGTGCAGGACGAGGCCGGGCACGGCCAATACCTCTACCACGCCGCCGAGACGCTGGGCGTCAGCCGCGACGAGATGATTGAAGCATTGCTCGACGGCCGGGCCAAATACGCCAGTGTCTTCAACTACCCCACGCTGGGCTGGGCCGACGTGGGAGCTATCGGCTGGCTGGTTGATGGCGCGGCGATTATGAACCAGACCATGCTGGCCCATGGCTCCTATGGCCCCTATTCGCGGGCCATGGTGCGCATCTGCGCCGAGGAAGGCTTCCACAAGAAGCAGGGGCAGGAGATGATCATCCGCTATGCCCAGGGTACGCCGGCCCAGCGCCGCATGGCTCAGGAGGCCATCGACCGCTGGTGGTGGCCGGCCCTGATGATGTTCGGCCCCCACGACAGCGAATCGTCCAACACGCCGCAGCTGGTGCGCTGGGGCATCAAGACCAAGAGTAATGACCAGCTCCGGCAAGAGTTCATCGACGAGATGGTGCCGGCTCTGCACGCCCTCGGCCTGAGTGTGCCCGACCCGGCGATGGTCTACGACGCGGCGACCGGCCACTGGACCGGCCGCGAGATCGACTGGGACGAGTTCTGGCGGGTCATCAAAGGGGACGGCCCCATGAACGCCGACCGTCTGGCCGCCCGCCGCCAGGCCCACGAGGACGGCCGCTGGGTGCGCGAAGCGGCGGCGGCCTATGCCGAACGACGAATGACGAATGACGAATGA
- a CDS encoding DUF6883 domain-containing protein has translation MSELLRNAIDAHIDPRKLRDYALNINHDSGRFKAAFFAQMGYDAENWQLLERDIREQHLTTGAERGSASSFGIKYNITAPLVGPNGESRWVTTVWIFRTGEAFADLVTIEPAKRRRSVEDE, from the coding sequence ATGAGCGAATTATTGCGCAATGCGATAGATGCCCATATCGATCCGCGGAAATTGCGCGATTACGCTCTGAATATTAATCACGATTCCGGCCGTTTCAAGGCGGCATTCTTTGCCCAGATGGGCTACGACGCCGAGAACTGGCAACTCCTGGAACGCGACATACGAGAGCAACACCTGACTACGGGCGCGGAAAGAGGATCTGCATCTTCATTCGGGATCAAGTACAATATTACTGCTCCGCTAGTTGGCCCAAACGGCGAAAGTAGGTGGGTTACAACCGTCTGGATATTTCGCACTGGAGAAGCATTCGCCGATCTGGTAACGATTGAGCCGGCCAAACGGCGAAGGAGTGTTGAGGATGAATAG
- a CDS encoding DUF4926 domain-containing protein, protein MNSEQLQLLNTVIVTVDLSDEEVLAGDIGTIVEVYSIPYPAYEVEFVNPNGTTRALLTLSSAQIRPLLENDVLTTRQSALAV, encoded by the coding sequence ATGAATAGCGAACAACTTCAATTACTGAATACTGTCATCGTGACGGTTGACCTTTCAGACGAAGAGGTTTTGGCCGGCGACATCGGCACGATTGTGGAGGTCTATTCAATTCCATATCCGGCGTATGAGGTTGAGTTCGTCAATCCGAACGGGACGACACGAGCACTCCTGACTTTATCCTCTGCTCAAATAAGACCTTTGTTGGAGAACGATGTCCTTACCACCAGGCAATCGGCCCTGGCGGTCTGA
- a CDS encoding enoyl-CoA hydratase/isomerase family protein produces MDYADYQHILFERREPHILWLTLNRPEALNAADARLHTELVEVWNTIGRDPDVYAAVVTGAGRAFSAGGDLALVENAYRNPEEIGRILDEARDLVYNMLRCDKPIISAINGPAVGAGLVVALLADVSIAAESARLGDGHVRMGVAAGDHAAIIWPLLVGMAKAKYYLLTAEFVDGKEAERIGLVSLCVPDEQLHDRAMAVAVKLASGPRHAIRYTKRALNQWLTQAGPIFDHSLALEMLGFFHEDMAAGVEALRQKRAARYPSSE; encoded by the coding sequence ATGGATTACGCGGACTACCAACACATCCTCTTTGAGCGGCGCGAGCCGCACATCCTGTGGCTGACGCTGAACCGGCCCGAGGCGCTGAACGCCGCCGACGCCCGGCTGCATACCGAACTGGTCGAGGTCTGGAACACCATCGGCCGCGACCCGGACGTGTATGCCGCCGTGGTCACCGGGGCGGGGCGGGCGTTCTCGGCCGGGGGCGATCTAGCGCTGGTGGAGAACGCCTATCGCAACCCGGAGGAGATCGGCCGTATCCTCGACGAGGCCCGCGACCTGGTCTACAACATGCTGCGCTGCGACAAGCCGATCATCTCGGCCATCAACGGCCCGGCGGTGGGCGCGGGGCTGGTGGTGGCCCTGCTGGCCGACGTCAGCATCGCCGCCGAGAGCGCCCGGCTGGGCGACGGCCACGTGCGCATGGGCGTGGCCGCCGGCGACCACGCGGCCATCATCTGGCCGCTGCTGGTGGGCATGGCCAAGGCCAAATATTACCTGCTGACGGCCGAGTTCGTGGACGGCAAGGAGGCCGAGCGCATCGGGCTGGTCAGTCTGTGCGTGCCCGACGAGCAGTTACACGACCGGGCGATGGCCGTGGCCGTGAAGCTGGCCAGCGGCCCGCGCCACGCTATTCGCTACACTAAGCGGGCGCTCAACCAGTGGCTCACGCAGGCCGGGCCGATCTTCGATCACTCGTTGGCGCTGGAGATGTTGGGCTTTTTCCACGAGGACATGGCGGCGGGGGTGGAGGCACTTAGGCAGAAGCGGGCGGCGCGGTATCCATCGAGTGAGTAG
- a CDS encoding 23S rRNA (pseudouridine(1915)-N(3))-methyltransferase RlmH: MARSMGHVTVAAVGRLRESHWQAAQEAYRGRLEHYTTFKLVEVKDAGGSSGAALAREGAALLAAVPRGARLILMSPDGRHMSSPELATFLQGQLETYGHLAFLIGGPSGFDPATAAAAHDRLALSRLTLPHELARVVLLEQLYRAFTILHGEPYHK; encoded by the coding sequence ATGGCGCGTTCAATGGGTCACGTCACTGTCGCCGCCGTCGGCCGCCTGCGCGAAAGCCACTGGCAGGCCGCGCAGGAAGCGTATCGCGGGCGGTTGGAGCATTACACCACGTTCAAGCTGGTGGAAGTGAAGGACGCCGGTGGTTCGTCGGGCGCGGCCCTGGCCCGCGAAGGGGCGGCGCTGCTGGCCGCCGTGCCCCGTGGGGCGCGCCTCATCCTCATGTCGCCCGACGGCCGCCACATGAGCAGCCCCGAATTGGCGACCTTTCTACAGGGGCAACTGGAAACCTACGGCCATCTGGCATTCCTCATCGGCGGGCCATCCGGCTTCGACCCGGCCACGGCCGCCGCCGCCCACGACCGCCTGGCTCTGTCGCGCCTGACCCTGCCCCACGAACTGGCCCGCGTTGTCCTGCTGGAGCAACTTTACCGGGCGTTTACCATTCTCCACGGGGAGCCGTATCACAAGTAG